One Deltaproteobacteria bacterium genomic window, CAATCATCGCCCACGAATAGCCGTCCGCTAATAATAAGAGGAGGTGGGCGCGTAAGCGCACGCGCTCATTGGCGCCTTTCCGATATTGCTCGAGCAACGCTTGGCGCTCCCGCTTGCTTATGCGAAGATGTTCCCCGTCCATCGCTTCACCTCCGTAGGCACTGACAAACTTTATCCATTTGCCATCCTAGGAGGTGAAGCACTTTCCGTCCAATGGGTTTTTATTTACATCGAACGTATCGACACATTCGAGGATTTCCAGTACCTGAGAACAGCGTGGGATGCGCTCTACCACGCTGACCCAGAGGCACAGTTCTTTCTTTCCTGGAAATGGTTGACCGGGCCGCTGGAAAGCTATCCAGAGGAATGGATGGTGCTGGTTGCTCGCAGTGCGGAAGGGACGGCTCTTGGACTCCTACCGTTACGGCTGAAGACCCTCTGGAGCAAGAGCCGCCAGAAACTCCGTAACGAACTCCATTTTGCCGGACGGCTGTTCTGGGCAGACTACGGCGGTATCCTCTGCCATCCTGATCATGAAGAACTGGTTCTCGGTACCTGTGCTGCATATCTGAAGCAGATGCATTGGTCCCACATCTTCCTGAAGGGGTTTCGGACCTCTGCGCGACGCTTTGAGCTGTTCATGAAGCCGTTTATGGACGAGCGATTGCTTGTCGAATCTTTGACGAGTGTCATCAACGACGGCGAAACCGATAATCTCCTATGCCCGTATATCGACCTTCCCGATACGTTCGCGGCCTATCTGGCGCAGCTCAGTAGCAATACACGGCAGAAAATCAGCCGCTTTCTGCGCAAGCTCGAATCGTCGTCTGAATACCGAATCACAACGACAGACGTGACAACGCACTCACGAGATGTGCAGATTCTCACCATGCTATGGAGCAACATGTGGGGTGAGCAGAAAGGGGCCGATACTCAGCGCCTAGCGGCGAAGTATGGGAAGATTATCCAGCGGGGCTTGGAGGATGAACTGGCCCATCTGCTTGTCCTTTGGCATAGGGAAAAGCCGATCGGTGTACTGGCGAGCTTTGTTGACTGGGAGTATTCCCGCTTGTTGTTTTTTGTCAGCGGCCGAGACGAGAACTTTCGTGACTTACCCGTGGGGTTGGTCCTACGCGCCTGGAACATTCGCTGGACTATTGAGCACGGCCTGCGAACGTACGATTTTCTGCGCGGCAATGAGCCCTACAAGTATTCACTAGGTGCTGCAGATGTACGGGTGCAGTATCCAGCAATCCGCACGAAGTCAGGGACAAACTTAAATGACAAATTAGATCCTGGCTGTATCACTGAAGCCTTGTCTTTGGCTGATGATTTTGTCAGACGAGGCCGCCAGCAGAGAGCAATCACAGCTTGTCAGCAAATCTTAGCAACTATTCCAGAGCACCAGGCAGCGATGCGACTGCTGAGGAGCCTCGAGTTCCTTCCTCAGTCTCCTGCAGCCAAACAGCCCAGACTCCCGTTTGCGCGAGAGTGAGGCCTCTCGGTCGCCACTTTGGAAGTATCGGGACAGATCACGAGGTTTGAGGCGCAAATTCGATAGATTCTTTATGCTTTCTTTTTTTAATCACTATATGTTATCAAAAGGTATTTCCTTCTCAGGTGTTTTCTCTATTTCCTTCCAATACGATACGTCTGGTAATTCCTTACACTGATTGAGGCACTATTATTTCTCTCTTTTTATAGATTGTGTTCGCGAATCATTTCGCGGCATAAAAATAAACGCGCACCTGTGGTCATTCCAGAAATGCGCCTACCGCTTCCCTGAGAGATCAAAATAATGTGGAGGGAATTATGCGTAAATTGACAAGCAATGAATTAGTGCAGGTGTACGGCGGCGGTCGCAAAGGTCACTGCGGCAAGGGTGGTGGAAAAGGTGGCTCAGGCTCGCGCGGCAAAGGCTCGCGCTCTGGTCGTGGTTCAGGCTCGGGCTCTGGTCGTGGTTCAGGCTCGGGCTCTGGTCGTGGTTCAGGCTCGGGCAAACACTAGTCACCGTTTAGCGAACGGCTGATACGACTCGTCACTTTCAGTAGATGGCGAGACTTGCTTCAGCGCCCGACACCCAGAGAAAGCTGAAGATTCACTCCTGTACGAGTAGATGAATTTTTCAGCCACTCGTGGATGTCAGGGATTGCAGTGAAAAAAGCGAGATCGGCTGAGATGCTCGATGTTCTGGGGAGCGGTAGAGATCTCGCGAATTTCTACTAGCGATTATTTGTATCACGTTCTCAGGAGATTTGCATTCGGTGCTGCATTGCTTTGCTGAAATTGTGAAACTCTATGCCATCAACAAACAAACCAGAGAAAAATCCAATGTTGTCGAAGAAGTGTGGCTCCTAGGCCAGCCGCCGCTCCGGTCTTACCTCGACTTTGTCAAAGATACGGTGATTGATGGTAATACCCTTGATCCAAAAAAGCTG contains:
- a CDS encoding GNAT family N-acetyltransferase — its product is MALPLAYAKMFPVHRFTSVGTDKLYPFAILGGEALSVQWVFIYIERIDTFEDFQYLRTAWDALYHADPEAQFFLSWKWLTGPLESYPEEWMVLVARSAEGTALGLLPLRLKTLWSKSRQKLRNELHFAGRLFWADYGGILCHPDHEELVLGTCAAYLKQMHWSHIFLKGFRTSARRFELFMKPFMDERLLVESLTSVINDGETDNLLCPYIDLPDTFAAYLAQLSSNTRQKISRFLRKLESSSEYRITTTDVTTHSRDVQILTMLWSNMWGEQKGADTQRLAAKYGKIIQRGLEDELAHLLVLWHREKPIGVLASFVDWEYSRLLFFVSGRDENFRDLPVGLVLRAWNIRWTIEHGLRTYDFLRGNEPYKYSLGAADVRVQYPAIRTKSGTNLNDKLDPGCITEALSLADDFVRRGRQQRAITACQQILATIPEHQAAMRLLRSLEFLPQSPAAKQPRLPFARE